From a region of the Tateyamaria omphalii genome:
- a CDS encoding LacI family DNA-binding transcriptional regulator, whose protein sequence is MNLKELSSLLGLSQTTVSRALNGYPEVSEKTRARVIKAAEAHAYSPNTRAQGLATGHSRCIGHVISVSDSAEMVNPIFGDFMAGAGETYAAHGYDMMVTRVGAEDEADTYLNLNARGAVDGIVVHAPRRNDPRMALLDKIGLPYVVHGRSTGVTTPYSWLDVNNTRAFSEATSYLVSLGHTRIALINGQESMDFALRRRSGYESSLRFAGLHIDPALMSTGEMTEAYGHSQANEMLALDMPPTAFLVASIICAAGIRRALDEKGLRPGRDVSIVTFDDCLSYFGNGGDTPVFTAWQSSVRTAGATLAQMLIDRIRDPHAPHETELWEAAFVEGTSTGPAPGKSKD, encoded by the coding sequence GTGAATCTTAAGGAACTGTCATCTCTGCTCGGGCTCAGCCAGACGACGGTGAGCCGCGCGCTCAACGGCTACCCAGAGGTATCGGAAAAGACCCGAGCCCGCGTGATAAAGGCAGCCGAGGCCCATGCCTACAGCCCCAATACGCGGGCGCAGGGTCTCGCCACCGGACACTCCAGGTGTATCGGCCACGTCATTTCGGTCAGCGATTCGGCGGAAATGGTGAACCCCATCTTCGGCGACTTCATGGCGGGTGCGGGCGAGACATATGCCGCGCACGGCTATGACATGATGGTCACGCGCGTCGGAGCGGAAGACGAGGCGGACACGTACCTCAATCTCAACGCACGCGGCGCTGTGGACGGCATCGTGGTCCACGCCCCCCGCCGCAACGATCCGCGCATGGCGCTCTTGGACAAGATCGGGCTGCCTTATGTCGTCCATGGCCGATCCACTGGTGTCACGACGCCCTATTCCTGGCTCGACGTGAACAACACCCGCGCCTTTTCCGAGGCGACCTCGTATCTTGTCAGCCTCGGACACACGCGCATCGCCCTGATCAACGGGCAGGAAAGCATGGACTTTGCCCTGCGGCGGCGTTCGGGTTACGAATCCTCGCTGCGCTTTGCGGGTCTTCATATTGATCCTGCACTGATGAGCACGGGCGAGATGACCGAAGCCTATGGCCACAGCCAGGCGAACGAGATGCTGGCCCTCGACATGCCGCCTACGGCCTTCCTTGTCGCGTCGATCATCTGTGCCGCGGGTATCCGCCGCGCGCTGGATGAAAAGGGCCTACGCCCGGGCAGGGACGTGTCCATCGTCACCTTCGACGACTGTCTGAGCTATTTCGGCAATGGCGGCGACACGCCCGTCTTCACCGCCTGGCAATCTTCTGTCCGCACGGCTGGCGCGACGCTCGCCCAAATGCTTATTGACCGCATCCGCGACCCGCACGCCCCCCACGAAACCGAATTGTGGGAGGCCGCCTTTGTCGAAGGCACCTCTACCGGCCCCGCGCCGGGCAAATCCAAGGACTGA
- a CDS encoding GntR family transcriptional regulator, translating into MTSPRQTPHALPIYVQIAELLTRDIVAGRLIDGERLPPERDMAAELGVSVGTLRKALRDMGDKGLVESVQGSGNYIRAGGDTGTVYAMFRLELLEGGGLPRARVLSMDLMDKPVDLPAFGTARQATRIRRLRSLNDTIMAVEEIWLDADAGLVSEATMSESLYATYRKELGLWIRLAEDRVSLGPVPDWAPDAYAPRPGDTVGYIERLSWADAAAPIEFSRTWYDPARAVYVQRMK; encoded by the coding sequence GTGACCAGCCCCCGCCAAACCCCGCATGCGCTGCCGATCTATGTGCAGATTGCCGAGCTTCTGACCCGCGACATTGTGGCGGGCCGCTTGATCGACGGCGAACGGCTGCCGCCCGAGAGGGACATGGCAGCCGAGTTGGGCGTGAGCGTCGGCACACTGCGCAAGGCCCTGCGCGACATGGGCGACAAGGGGCTGGTCGAGAGCGTTCAGGGGTCGGGCAACTACATCCGGGCGGGCGGCGACACGGGCACCGTCTATGCGATGTTCCGGCTGGAGCTGCTGGAGGGCGGCGGGTTACCACGGGCGCGGGTGCTGTCGATGGACCTCATGGACAAGCCCGTCGATCTGCCCGCCTTCGGAACCGCGCGGCAGGCCACACGCATCCGGCGGTTGCGGTCGCTGAATGACACAATCATGGCTGTGGAGGAAATTTGGCTCGATGCGGACGCGGGCCTCGTGTCCGAAGCGACGATGTCCGAATCCCTTTACGCCACCTATCGCAAGGAACTGGGTCTGTGGATTCGGCTGGCCGAGGACCGGGTGTCGCTTGGTCCCGTGCCGGACTGGGCACCTGACGCCTACGCTCCGCGCCCCGGAGATACGGTGGGGTATATCGAGCGATTGAGCTGGGCGGACGCAGCGGCACCCATTGAATTTTCCCGCACATGGTACGACCCCGCGCGGGCCGTTTATGTGCAACGAATGAAGTGA
- a CDS encoding carbohydrate ABC transporter permease, translating into MNPAFLGLITIALGVGGCVLYFWGSNQILDKVIFPAKGPQAGQNINRANMVRPWLFLFPAIFALGLYLAYPVFETLRLSLTDRDAGGAFVGLANYNQMMAEPKFWEALRNNLLWLIVVPAASTAFGLLAAQLTDRIKWGSVAKSLIFMPMAISFVGAGVIFKLVYEARPADQNQIGILNSVWLQFEGGIGSFLFLQALPALMLLAFAAIVAYVGWIFVRPIAESKERGGGKGYVPLRLFVGAAALYLVYLSLTSLVGVFTFDYPYGEPQTWLTIPFWNSFLLMVVLIWIQTGFAMVILSAALRGIPEETVEAAIIDGANPFQIFFKIKVPQIMGTIVVVWTTITIVVLKVFDIVFAMTNGQWETQVLANYMFDKMFRANDWGVGSASAIVIMLLVTPILVWNVYNARKEMK; encoded by the coding sequence ATGAACCCTGCATTCTTGGGATTGATAACCATTGCGCTCGGTGTAGGCGGATGCGTTCTGTACTTCTGGGGATCGAACCAGATCCTCGACAAGGTGATTTTCCCTGCCAAGGGGCCGCAAGCCGGACAGAACATCAACCGCGCCAATATGGTACGCCCCTGGCTGTTCCTGTTCCCGGCGATTTTCGCACTGGGGCTGTACCTTGCCTATCCTGTCTTCGAAACGCTGCGCCTGTCCCTCACGGACCGTGACGCCGGTGGCGCCTTTGTCGGCCTTGCCAACTACAACCAAATGATGGCCGAGCCCAAATTCTGGGAAGCGCTGCGCAACAACCTGCTGTGGCTGATCGTCGTGCCCGCTGCCTCCACCGCCTTCGGCCTCTTGGCCGCGCAATTGACGGACCGCATCAAATGGGGGTCGGTGGCGAAATCCCTGATCTTCATGCCGATGGCCATTTCGTTCGTCGGCGCTGGCGTGATCTTCAAACTGGTGTATGAGGCGCGGCCCGCCGACCAAAACCAGATCGGCATCCTGAATTCCGTCTGGCTGCAATTCGAGGGCGGCATCGGATCGTTCCTGTTCCTGCAGGCCCTGCCCGCGCTCATGCTTTTGGCCTTTGCCGCGATTGTCGCCTATGTCGGCTGGATTTTCGTGCGCCCCATTGCCGAGAGCAAGGAACGCGGCGGCGGCAAGGGCTATGTCCCGCTGCGCCTGTTTGTGGGGGCCGCGGCGCTCTACCTCGTCTATCTGTCGCTGACGTCGCTGGTGGGTGTGTTCACCTTTGACTACCCCTACGGCGAGCCGCAGACTTGGCTGACCATCCCCTTCTGGAACAGCTTCCTGCTGATGGTCGTCCTGATCTGGATCCAGACCGGCTTTGCCATGGTGATCCTGTCGGCGGCCCTGCGCGGCATTCCCGAAGAAACGGTGGAGGCGGCGATCATCGATGGCGCCAACCCGTTCCAGATCTTCTTCAAGATCAAGGTGCCTCAGATCATGGGCACCATCGTCGTGGTCTGGACCACGATCACAATCGTCGTGCTCAAGGTTTTTGACATCGTGTTTGCGATGACCAACGGCCAGTGGGAAACGCAGGTGCTGGCCAATTACATGTTCGACAAGATGTTCCGCGCCAACGATTGGGGCGTCGGGTCGGCTTCGGCCATCGTCATCATGCTCTTGGTGACGCCGATCCTGGTCTGGAACGTCTACAACGCCCGTAAGGAGATGAAATGA
- a CDS encoding Gfo/Idh/MocA family protein produces MEQVRYGIIGCGMMGQEHMRNIALLPETSVAAFYEPDDGMAARASAIAPAATRVGSVQALLAVKELDCLLIVSPNHCHIAQMEEIAATRALPLLVEKPLFTDPGDAAKLAAFRDSYPAPIWVAMEYRYMPVIAQFLEKAADATGGIKQLSVREHRFPFLEKVGDWNRFNRYTGGTFVEKCCHFFDLMRLAMGAEPLRVMASAAQAVNHLDEDYDGAVPDIIDSGYAIVDFDNGTRAMLELCMFAEGSAYQEELSAVGPAGKIEAFVPGPGRFWPDHLGAAPVAKLVTSPRHPQGPMTHDIPVDPTLLEAGDHNGSTFYQHQRFAAVVRGQGTPEVTLADGWAAVAMGMAAQESARTGQAVDPRQWM; encoded by the coding sequence TTGGAACAGGTACGCTACGGCATCATCGGATGCGGCATGATGGGGCAGGAACACATGCGCAATATCGCGCTGCTGCCCGAGACAAGCGTGGCCGCGTTCTATGAACCGGATGACGGGATGGCGGCGCGGGCGTCGGCGATTGCGCCTGCGGCAACGCGCGTGGGATCCGTGCAGGCGTTGCTGGCCGTGAAAGAGCTGGACTGCCTGCTGATCGTCAGCCCGAACCACTGCCATATTGCTCAGATGGAGGAGATCGCCGCCACACGCGCCCTGCCCCTGCTGGTCGAAAAGCCACTGTTCACGGACCCTGGGGATGCCGCAAAGCTGGCGGCGTTCCGCGACAGTTATCCCGCGCCGATCTGGGTGGCGATGGAGTATCGGTACATGCCGGTGATCGCGCAGTTTCTTGAAAAGGCTGCCGACGCAACCGGTGGGATCAAGCAACTCTCCGTGCGCGAGCACCGCTTTCCGTTTCTGGAGAAGGTCGGCGATTGGAACCGCTTCAACCGCTACACCGGCGGGACTTTCGTCGAAAAATGCTGCCACTTCTTTGACCTGATGCGGCTGGCGATGGGGGCGGAGCCGCTGCGCGTCATGGCCTCGGCCGCGCAGGCTGTGAACCATCTGGACGAAGATTACGACGGCGCGGTGCCAGACATCATCGACAGCGGATATGCCATCGTCGATTTCGACAACGGCACGCGCGCGATGCTCGAATTGTGCATGTTCGCCGAAGGCTCCGCCTATCAGGAAGAACTGTCTGCCGTCGGCCCCGCGGGCAAGATCGAGGCGTTTGTCCCCGGTCCGGGCCGTTTCTGGCCAGACCATCTGGGCGCTGCCCCGGTCGCCAAGCTGGTGACATCGCCGCGCCATCCGCAGGGACCGATGACACATGATATCCCGGTTGATCCGACGTTGCTTGAGGCGGGCGATCACAACGGGTCGACCTTTTACCAGCATCAACGCTTTGCCGCGGTCGTCCGGGGTCAGGGCACGCCGGAGGTTACGCTGGCCGATGGCTGGGCCGCCGTGGCAATGGGCATGGCCGCGCAGGAAAGCGCGCGCACAGGGCAGGCTGTCGATCCCCGGCAGTGGATGTAG
- a CDS encoding ABC transporter substrate-binding protein, whose translation MTNKLLASAAALAITAASAHADGHLTFAPGEGPFSWDSYNAWAEGAPDLSGQTITVFGPWLTPEDGYLNNALAYFEEATGADVVYTGSDSFEQQIVIDAEAGSAPNIAVFPQPGLAAVMAGKGQLHPLPEGMGDWVRDNYAAGQSWVDLGTYADADGNDQVFGFFYNVNVKSLVWYNPENFEDAEYDIPETMEDLKALTEQIVADGETPWCIGLGSGAATGWPATDWVEDMMLRTVEPDVYDQWTSNEIPFDDERVVAAIEEFGWFARDDAKVAGGSGAVASTDFRDSPKGLFTSPPQCYMHRQASFVPAFFPEDVEFGVDTNFFYFPSYAEKDLGDPVLGGGTLMAITNPSDGANALMEFFQEPISHEIMMAQTGFLTPHNGVNLDAYKDDTLRALGEVLLGATTFRFDGSDLMPGGVGAGTFWTGMVDYAGGKDAATVASEIQSSWDALK comes from the coding sequence ATGACAAACAAACTTCTGGCCAGCGCCGCGGCGTTGGCTATCACGGCTGCATCGGCACATGCCGACGGCCACCTGACCTTTGCACCGGGCGAAGGTCCTTTCAGCTGGGACAGCTACAATGCATGGGCCGAAGGGGCCCCTGACCTGAGCGGTCAAACCATCACAGTGTTCGGCCCCTGGCTGACGCCCGAGGATGGCTATCTGAACAACGCACTGGCCTATTTCGAAGAAGCAACGGGCGCCGACGTCGTCTATACCGGGTCGGACAGCTTCGAACAGCAGATCGTGATTGATGCCGAGGCCGGTTCAGCCCCGAACATTGCCGTGTTCCCGCAACCGGGTCTCGCCGCCGTGATGGCCGGCAAGGGCCAGCTGCATCCCCTGCCCGAAGGCATGGGCGACTGGGTCCGCGACAACTATGCCGCCGGTCAGTCCTGGGTTGATCTGGGCACCTACGCCGATGCCGATGGCAACGACCAGGTGTTCGGCTTTTTCTACAACGTGAACGTCAAGTCGCTGGTCTGGTACAACCCCGAGAACTTCGAGGATGCCGAATACGACATCCCCGAAACGATGGAAGACCTGAAGGCACTGACCGAACAGATCGTCGCCGATGGCGAAACGCCCTGGTGCATCGGTCTGGGATCAGGTGCAGCCACCGGCTGGCCCGCGACCGACTGGGTCGAGGACATGATGCTGCGCACGGTTGAACCCGACGTCTACGACCAGTGGACCAGCAACGAGATCCCGTTTGATGACGAACGCGTCGTGGCCGCGATCGAAGAGTTTGGCTGGTTCGCCCGTGACGATGCCAAGGTCGCCGGTGGGTCCGGCGCCGTCGCATCGACCGACTTCCGCGACAGCCCCAAGGGTCTCTTCACCTCGCCGCCGCAGTGCTACATGCACCGCCAGGCGTCGTTCGTGCCCGCCTTCTTCCCGGAGGACGTGGAATTCGGTGTCGACACCAACTTCTTCTACTTCCCCTCCTATGCCGAAAAAGATCTGGGCGACCCGGTTCTGGGTGGCGGTACGCTGATGGCGATCACCAACCCGTCTGATGGCGCAAACGCCCTGATGGAGTTCTTCCAGGAGCCGATCAGCCACGAGATCATGATGGCACAGACCGGTTTCCTTACGCCCCACAACGGTGTGAATCTGGACGCCTACAAGGACGACACGCTGCGCGCGCTGGGTGAAGTTCTGTTGGGTGCAACGACCTTCCGCTTTGACGGGTCGGATTTGATGCCCGGTGGTGTTGGCGCCGGTACGTTCTGGACCGGGATGGTGGACTACGCTGGTGGCAAGGACGCCGCCACGGTGGCCAGCGAAATCCAGTCCAGCTGGGACGCGCTGAAGTAA
- a CDS encoding GH1 family beta-glucosidase, with protein sequence MFTHKRSDFPEGFLFGAATSAYQIEGHAYGGAGRAMWDDFAATPGNVVRAEDGARACDHYHRYESDLDLLRDGGFDAYRFSTSWARVMPDGRKVNGEGLEFYDRLVDAMLERNLKPCATLYHWELPSALADLGGWRNRDIAHWFGDFTEAVMARIGDRTYSVATINEFWCVSWLSHFAGHHAPGLRDIRATARAMHHVLLAHGTSIERMRGMGVGNLGAVFNMEWAAPADDSPQAAEAAALYDDYYNHFFVSGAFKGTYPDRLVAALGPHFPDRWQEDMATIKVPLDWAGINYYTRSILAPNDGPWPHHHSVEGPLEKTQMGWEVYPQGLHDFLVRTAAEYTGDLPLYVTENGMANADTLTKGAVQDDARIAYFQSHLQAVRDAIAKGVPVQGYMAWSLMDNFEWALGYEKRFGMVHVDFETLDRTPKASWHAFKEILT encoded by the coding sequence ATGTTCACGCACAAACGCTCCGACTTTCCCGAGGGGTTTCTCTTCGGGGCCGCAACCTCTGCCTACCAGATCGAAGGACACGCATACGGTGGCGCAGGGCGCGCGATGTGGGACGACTTCGCCGCCACGCCCGGCAACGTGGTCCGGGCCGAAGATGGCGCGCGCGCCTGCGACCATTATCATCGGTATGAAAGCGACCTTGACCTGCTGCGTGACGGCGGTTTCGACGCCTACCGTTTCTCCACAAGCTGGGCGAGGGTCATGCCGGACGGTCGCAAGGTGAACGGCGAAGGGCTCGAATTCTACGACCGGCTTGTCGATGCCATGCTGGAACGCAACCTCAAACCCTGTGCCACGCTTTACCATTGGGAACTGCCCTCGGCGCTCGCCGACCTTGGCGGCTGGCGCAACCGCGATATCGCGCACTGGTTCGGCGACTTCACCGAGGCCGTGATGGCCCGCATTGGCGATCGCACCTATTCGGTCGCCACGATCAACGAATTCTGGTGCGTGTCGTGGCTGTCCCACTTCGCCGGCCACCATGCGCCCGGCCTGCGCGACATCCGCGCCACGGCCCGCGCCATGCACCACGTGCTGCTGGCGCACGGTACGTCCATCGAACGGATGCGCGGCATGGGGGTCGGCAACCTCGGCGCCGTCTTCAACATGGAATGGGCCGCGCCCGCCGATGACAGCCCGCAAGCGGCAGAGGCGGCCGCCCTTTACGACGACTACTACAACCACTTCTTCGTCTCGGGCGCGTTCAAGGGGACGTATCCCGACCGCCTTGTCGCAGCGCTTGGGCCCCACTTCCCCGACCGCTGGCAAGAAGATATGGCCACCATCAAGGTCCCGCTAGACTGGGCCGGGATCAACTACTACACCCGTTCGATCCTCGCGCCGAACGACGGCCCATGGCCCCACCATCACAGCGTCGAGGGGCCGCTGGAAAAAACGCAAATGGGGTGGGAGGTCTACCCGCAAGGTCTGCACGATTTCCTTGTGCGGACAGCAGCGGAATATACCGGCGATCTGCCGCTTTATGTCACAGAAAACGGAATGGCCAATGCCGATACGCTCACGAAGGGCGCCGTGCAGGACGACGCGCGTATCGCCTATTTCCAAAGCCATCTACAAGCGGTGCGCGACGCCATCGCGAAGGGCGTGCCGGTCCAGGGCTACATGGCCTGGTCACTCATGGACAATTTTGAATGGGCGCTTGGCTACGAAAAACGCTTCGGCATGGTCCACGTCGATTTCGAAACGCTGGACCGCACGCCCAAAGCATCATGGCATGCGTTCAAGGAAATCCTGACCTAG
- a CDS encoding SDR family oxidoreductase: MSKVVLITGCSSGLGISLAVHAAQAGHRVYATMRNLSKRGAPDDAAKAARVTVNVSQLDVQDSASVAACVDEVIRAEGQVDVLINNAGAGFVRSTEQASEDDINWVMDVNFMGVVRCTKALIAQFRERRAGHVITISSAGRLVGQLFNEIYCAAKFAVEGYMEAMSSYISPHFGINFTVVEPGGIASDFAANVMNHVEETGGMLDDEYLPILQKYVSGAQERAAGGDIYQTADEVAAIVMECMASDGPPLRTRTSKWGEAFCALKTDLDPDGKKLQQHVVDTFLS, encoded by the coding sequence ATGTCGAAAGTCGTTCTGATCACCGGGTGTTCCTCGGGCCTTGGGATTTCATTGGCGGTGCACGCGGCGCAGGCCGGGCACCGCGTCTACGCCACCATGCGCAATCTGTCCAAACGCGGGGCACCGGATGACGCAGCGAAGGCGGCCCGGGTCACTGTGAACGTCTCGCAGCTCGACGTGCAGGACAGCGCCTCGGTCGCAGCTTGTGTGGATGAGGTGATACGGGCCGAAGGGCAGGTCGATGTTTTGATCAATAATGCAGGTGCCGGGTTTGTCCGTTCGACCGAACAGGCGAGCGAAGACGACATCAACTGGGTCATGGACGTGAATTTCATGGGCGTTGTGCGCTGCACCAAGGCGCTGATCGCCCAATTCCGCGAGCGGCGGGCCGGGCATGTCATCACAATCTCGTCTGCTGGCCGACTGGTCGGCCAGCTGTTCAACGAGATTTACTGTGCCGCCAAGTTTGCCGTCGAGGGGTACATGGAGGCGATGTCATCCTATATCTCACCCCATTTCGGGATCAACTTCACGGTTGTGGAGCCAGGTGGCATCGCGTCGGACTTTGCCGCCAACGTGATGAATCACGTGGAAGAGACCGGCGGGATGCTGGATGACGAATATCTGCCGATCCTGCAGAAATACGTGAGCGGCGCGCAGGAACGGGCCGCTGGTGGCGACATCTACCAGACTGCGGATGAGGTGGCCGCCATCGTGATGGAGTGCATGGCCTCCGATGGCCCGCCCCTTCGGACGCGCACATCAAAATGGGGCGAGGCGTTTTGCGCGCTGAAGACTGACTTGGACCCGGACGGGAAGAAATTGCAGCAGCACGTGGTGGACACGTTTCTGAGCTAG
- a CDS encoding LLM class flavin-dependent oxidoreductase: MTIVPITSPDLDAAEVSWFSALCSDDYQFLGVPDGGLRSSWAHCSDIVKEAEVQGFRNILCPSSYQVGQDTLSFVAGCAPITSKINLLAAVRCGEMQPVMLARTIATLDHMLEGRLTVNIISSDFPGEKADSDYRYQRSREVVEILKQAWTRDEINYEGEVYNFQGLTTDPVRPYQSGGPLLYFGGYSPSALELCGQHCDVYLMWPEPKDNIAQRMRDVNAVAEKYDRTLDYGLRVHMIVRDTEAEAREYADYIVSKLDDEYGQLIRDRALDSTSLGVAHQAKARELADKFGYVEPGLWTGVGRARSGCGAALVGSTDQVMSKIEDYQKMGIRAFIFSGYPHLEEAKHFGARVMPHLKTCSLPHAYGRVPAQAPATPLAAGERR; encoded by the coding sequence ATGACTATCGTCCCCATCACATCCCCAGACCTAGACGCGGCAGAAGTGTCCTGGTTTTCGGCGCTGTGCTCGGACGACTACCAGTTCCTTGGCGTACCCGACGGCGGCTTGCGGTCAAGCTGGGCACATTGTTCTGATATCGTTAAGGAGGCCGAGGTGCAGGGCTTCCGCAACATCCTCTGCCCATCGTCGTATCAAGTGGGGCAGGATACGCTGTCCTTCGTCGCGGGCTGCGCGCCGATCACCTCCAAGATCAACCTTTTGGCCGCCGTGCGCTGTGGCGAGATGCAGCCGGTCATGCTGGCGCGCACCATCGCCACGCTCGATCACATGCTCGAAGGTCGCCTGACGGTGAATATCATCTCGTCGGACTTCCCCGGCGAAAAGGCCGATAGCGACTACCGGTATCAACGCTCGCGCGAAGTGGTCGAAATCCTGAAACAGGCGTGGACCCGGGATGAGATCAATTACGAGGGCGAGGTTTACAATTTCCAGGGCCTTACCACTGACCCCGTGCGCCCCTACCAGTCTGGCGGCCCGCTCCTCTATTTCGGGGGGTATAGCCCTTCCGCGCTCGAACTCTGCGGCCAGCATTGCGATGTCTACCTGATGTGGCCGGAGCCCAAGGACAACATCGCGCAGCGCATGCGCGACGTGAACGCAGTGGCCGAGAAATACGACCGCACGCTCGACTACGGTCTGCGGGTCCACATGATCGTGCGCGACACCGAAGCTGAAGCGCGCGAATATGCAGATTACATCGTGTCCAAGTTGGATGATGAGTATGGCCAGCTGATCCGCGACCGGGCACTCGACAGCACATCGCTGGGCGTTGCTCATCAGGCGAAGGCGCGCGAGCTTGCGGACAAGTTCGGCTATGTCGAACCGGGGCTTTGGACCGGCGTAGGTCGTGCGCGGTCAGGCTGCGGCGCGGCGCTGGTGGGCTCCACCGATCAGGTCATGTCCAAGATCGAAGACTACCAGAAAATGGGCATTCGCGCCTTCATCTTCTCGGGCTACCCGCATCTGGAAGAGGCAAAACATTTCGGCGCCCGCGTCATGCCGCACTTGAAAACCTGTTCTTTGCCCCATGCTTATGGCCGGGTGCCCGCACAGGCGCCAGCAACACCACTCGCCGCAGGAGAGCGCCGCTAA
- a CDS encoding flavin reductase family protein, whose translation MTMQSPQQPTVFSPDANSSRQLRDAFGKFATGVTVITAPSTDGPIAIVANSFSSVSLDPALVLWSVDRSARRFPYFEAAAHYAIHVLAAEQGDLCKQAARNAHVLDDNPHTLNADGVPLIDHCLARFECRRVAAHDAGDHVIIVGQVQRTEMRDGQPLTFFGGDFGSVTS comes from the coding sequence ATGACAATGCAAAGCCCACAGCAACCCACAGTGTTTTCTCCCGACGCCAATTCCAGCCGCCAGTTGCGCGATGCCTTCGGCAAGTTCGCAACAGGTGTCACCGTGATTACGGCCCCCAGCACGGACGGCCCCATCGCGATCGTCGCCAACAGCTTTTCTTCCGTCTCGCTCGATCCCGCCCTTGTGCTGTGGTCGGTGGACAGGAGCGCCCGCCGCTTCCCATATTTCGAAGCCGCCGCTCACTACGCCATTCACGTGCTCGCAGCAGAACAAGGGGACCTGTGCAAACAGGCAGCCCGCAACGCGCATGTCCTCGACGATAACCCCCACACGCTGAACGCAGATGGCGTTCCGCTGATTGATCATTGCCTTGCCCGCTTTGAATGTCGCAGGGTGGCGGCACATGACGCGGGAGACCATGTCATCATCGTGGGCCAGGTCCAGCGCACCGAAATGCGCGATGGGCAGCCGCTCACATTCTTCGGGGGCGATTTCGGCTCCGTCACGTCCTGA
- a CDS encoding aldo/keto reductase produces MDRVHLSDTLNVSRIVYGMWRLADDSDTSTSHVQAKIHACLDQGITTFDQADIYGGYVAEAVLGASLKADPGLRGKMEIVTKCDIVAPMGRYADAPVKYYDTSRAHIMQSIENSLRDMAIDHIDLLLIHRPDPFMDHHETGAALDDAVASGKVGAVGVSNFRPWDWTLLQSAMKTPLRTNQIEISLSEISPFTNGDLAFHQQHGQPPMAWSPLGGGGLMTGSDKLHKVMDDIASAQGVDRAAVATAFLLAHPANIIPVMGTNNLDRIKNIGAATRVALDRPTWFRLYEAALGHEVA; encoded by the coding sequence ATGGACCGCGTCCACCTATCCGATACCCTGAATGTCTCGCGCATCGTCTATGGCATGTGGCGGCTGGCCGATGACAGCGACACGTCGACCTCCCATGTGCAGGCCAAAATCCACGCCTGCCTTGATCAGGGGATCACCACTTTTGACCAGGCCGACATCTACGGCGGCTATGTGGCCGAGGCGGTGCTGGGCGCGTCGCTCAAGGCTGACCCCGGCTTGCGCGGCAAGATGGAGATCGTGACCAAATGCGACATCGTCGCCCCCATGGGCCGCTACGCTGATGCGCCGGTCAAATACTACGACACCTCCCGCGCGCACATCATGCAAAGCATCGAAAATTCGTTGCGCGATATGGCCATCGACCACATCGACCTCTTGCTGATCCACCGCCCCGACCCGTTCATGGACCACCATGAAACGGGCGCCGCGCTGGACGACGCCGTGGCGTCTGGCAAGGTCGGCGCCGTGGGCGTTTCAAACTTCCGGCCCTGGGACTGGACCCTCCTGCAATCCGCGATGAAAACGCCACTGCGCACCAACCAGATCGAAATCAGCCTGAGCGAAATCTCCCCCTTCACGAACGGCGACCTCGCCTTTCACCAGCAGCACGGTCAACCGCCCATGGCATGGTCGCCGCTGGGCGGTGGCGGTCTGATGACGGGCAGCGACAAGCTGCACAAGGTCATGGACGACATCGCAAGCGCCCAAGGCGTCGACCGCGCCGCAGTCGCCACAGCCTTCCTGCTGGCGCATCCCGCAAACATCATTCCGGTTATGGGCACCAACAATCTTGACCGGATCAAAAACATCGGCGCTGCAACAAGGGTTGCGTTGGACCGACCCACGTGGTTCCGTCTCTACGAGGCGGCGCTCGGACATGAGGTGGCCTGA